One window of the Armatimonadota bacterium genome contains the following:
- a CDS encoding lysophospholipid acyltransferase family protein, whose amino-acid sequence MAVTSLEQNDSWRARHALRTRITSAFVVGLVRSLYATYRLRVHRLDELVPSSGGAILLTWHGRTLIPANLLRNRGYWALISLSRDGELQNAIFQRYGFQTVRGSTGRGGIRAAIEVASKLRAGGILTFTPDGPRGPSHKVQHGVIFMAQKSGVPIIPVGISASRRWQLKSWDQYMVPKPFATIWFVVGDPIYVPPVVDDVLRDELARTIEVAINRLERDAELRCGHSTYPSDWRLA is encoded by the coding sequence GTGGCAGTTACTTCGCTGGAACAGAACGATAGCTGGAGAGCGCGCCATGCACTGCGCACCAGAATCACTTCGGCATTCGTAGTCGGCTTGGTGCGCTCTCTCTATGCCACATACCGCCTGCGCGTGCACCGGTTGGACGAACTGGTGCCTTCATCCGGCGGTGCGATTCTGCTCACATGGCACGGCCGAACGCTGATTCCCGCGAACCTCCTCCGGAATCGCGGCTACTGGGCGCTGATATCGCTGTCGAGGGATGGTGAGCTGCAGAACGCGATCTTTCAGCGGTATGGCTTTCAAACCGTACGAGGGTCCACCGGCAGAGGCGGTATACGTGCCGCGATCGAGGTCGCGAGTAAGCTTCGAGCCGGTGGTATTCTGACCTTCACTCCCGATGGCCCACGCGGCCCCTCGCACAAGGTGCAGCACGGGGTGATTTTTATGGCGCAGAAATCGGGCGTTCCCATTATTCCTGTCGGCATTAGCGCCAGTAGGCGTTGGCAGCTGAAGAGTTGGGACCAGTACATGGTTCCGAAGCCATTTGCAACGATCTGGTTTGTCGTTGGCGATCCCATCTACGTGCCGCCCGTGGTGGATGACGTCCTGCGCGACGAGCTTGCCCGCACGATTGAGGTGGCCATCAACCGGCTGGAGCGCGACGCCGAACTCCGCTGTGGCCACTCAACATATCCTTCGGACTGGCGGCTGGCGTGA
- the lpxK gene encoding tetraacyldisaccharide 4'-kinase, whose amino-acid sequence MADRLNRILNAPHAPLPLRLARVSLAALAHLHHAVLLLWMMPFAIGLRPRHRLARPVVSVGNLTSGGTGKTPFTILVCRAAQRLGAKPAVLIRGYRGKFEHGCEVVSDGEHVLLSPTEAGDEAVLLALELPGVPVLVGRDRRKTGAMAIREFDPDLLVLDDGMQFLQLHRDLDIALLDLARPFDNGWMLPRGMLREPPSHLRRVDAVVLTCSPGAGACTDATTEADVRVHAPSATLLHAFVSAHQLRRLNHGADADVSGMSGRKAVLVSAIAQPERFHALARALGMDVVFVEHHADHNPISAEQWQQVCSKAMRAGADMVVTTAKDAVKARSLPPDPPIYSLDIRLQAQEALELDRMLQCLLSRGNAAFANAPLPADVGEAH is encoded by the coding sequence ATGGCCGATCGGCTTAACCGCATCCTGAACGCGCCGCACGCGCCGCTGCCCTTGCGGCTGGCAAGAGTTTCGCTGGCTGCGTTGGCACACCTGCACCACGCCGTGTTGCTGCTCTGGATGATGCCATTTGCAATCGGACTGCGGCCGCGCCACAGGCTGGCGCGACCCGTGGTGTCGGTAGGCAATCTCACGAGTGGTGGAACCGGCAAAACGCCATTCACGATCCTCGTTTGCCGAGCTGCCCAGCGGCTTGGCGCCAAGCCGGCGGTTCTTATTCGTGGCTACCGTGGCAAGTTCGAGCATGGCTGTGAGGTTGTGAGCGACGGAGAGCACGTGCTTCTCAGTCCGACCGAGGCAGGCGATGAGGCGGTGCTGCTCGCATTGGAACTGCCTGGCGTACCCGTGCTGGTTGGCCGTGACCGGCGTAAAACGGGGGCGATGGCGATCCGGGAGTTCGATCCGGATTTGCTGGTGCTCGATGACGGCATGCAGTTTCTGCAGTTGCATCGAGACCTGGATATTGCTCTGCTCGACCTCGCGCGGCCGTTCGACAACGGCTGGATGCTGCCGCGCGGTATGCTGCGAGAGCCGCCGTCACACCTGCGACGGGTAGACGCTGTGGTACTCACCTGCTCGCCGGGCGCAGGCGCGTGCACCGACGCCACGACGGAAGCGGACGTTCGTGTACACGCCCCGAGCGCGACACTGCTGCATGCTTTCGTTTCTGCGCACCAACTGCGACGATTGAATCACGGCGCAGATGCAGACGTATCGGGGATGAGCGGTCGGAAGGCCGTACTGGTCTCCGCGATCGCGCAGCCCGAGCGGTTCCATGCATTGGCCCGGGCGCTGGGCATGGATGTTGTATTCGTCGAGCATCATGCCGACCATAACCCGATATCAGCGGAACAGTGGCAGCAGGTATGCTCTAAGGCAATGCGCGCTGGCGCTGATATGGTGGTCACCACGGCAAAGGACGCTGTAAAAGCGCGCAGCCTTCCGCCGGATCCGCCAATTTACAGCCTGGACATCCGACTCCAGGCTCAGGAGGCGTTGGAACTGGACCGCATGCTTCAATGTCTGTTGTCGCGTGGTAATGCGGCCTTTGCAAACGCCCCTCTCCCTGCCGACGTCGGTGAAGCGCATTGA
- a CDS encoding lysophospholipid acyltransferase family protein, whose translation MSAPGSQVAVRRSLSRHARTVALAAVVAPMRALPLRAGRCVGRFVGQLVFTLLKRYRTVAISNLEMIYGDEMTAAERKGIAKSVFLNFGQSAAEFVKLPSLADETVSSLVDATGEEFFAEAYARHHGVLLISAHYGNWEWMARWLAIRGHKLTIVARKANDAAADRLLMRTRNGNGTAVVLRGNSVRTILTALKKNEMVGLLPDQNSADVWVPFMGRLTGTADGPAVLHLRTGAPIVFAFCRRRTDGRFCIDVEPPLMVEPTGDKARDVERVTAAINQRIEARVRAHPDQWLWLHDRWKASRLEPWVSMPALKNADVPPAPIR comes from the coding sequence TTGAGCGCGCCTGGCAGCCAGGTTGCCGTACGGCGGAGCCTCAGTCGGCATGCGCGCACCGTGGCTCTGGCGGCCGTGGTTGCTCCGATGCGCGCACTGCCGTTAAGGGCTGGCCGGTGCGTGGGACGCTTCGTGGGGCAGTTGGTATTTACCTTGCTCAAACGCTATCGGACAGTTGCAATCTCCAATTTGGAGATGATCTACGGCGACGAGATGACAGCGGCCGAGCGCAAAGGGATCGCCAAGTCGGTATTCCTGAACTTCGGGCAATCTGCCGCCGAGTTTGTAAAGCTGCCGTCGCTCGCCGATGAAACAGTTAGCAGCCTCGTGGATGCTACCGGCGAGGAGTTTTTTGCCGAGGCTTATGCGCGTCATCACGGTGTCCTGTTGATATCCGCGCACTACGGTAACTGGGAGTGGATGGCGCGATGGCTGGCTATACGCGGCCATAAACTGACGATTGTTGCGCGCAAAGCGAATGACGCCGCGGCAGACAGACTGTTGATGCGGACGCGGAACGGCAACGGTACGGCTGTTGTTTTGAGGGGCAACTCGGTAAGAACGATACTTACCGCGCTCAAGAAGAACGAAATGGTGGGCCTGCTGCCGGACCAGAACTCGGCGGATGTCTGGGTGCCGTTTATGGGCCGGTTGACCGGTACGGCCGACGGGCCGGCCGTTCTGCATTTAAGGACCGGCGCCCCAATCGTGTTTGCCTTTTGTCGACGCCGTACCGATGGGCGATTCTGCATTGACGTAGAGCCGCCCCTGATGGTCGAGCCGACCGGTGACAAGGCACGCGACGTGGAGCGAGTTACCGCGGCTATCAACCAGCGCATCGAAGCGCGCGTGCGTGCGCATCCCGACCAGTGGCTGTGGCTGCATGATCGCTGGAAGGCATCGCGACTCGAACCCTGGGTGAGCATGCCGGCCCTGAAGAATGCCGACGTACCGCCGGCGCCGATAAGATAG
- a CDS encoding glycosyltransferase family 9 protein, with protein sequence MSLTRVSPRRILVVKLSAMGDIVHALPVSAALGRAFPQAEIIWVTHDAFLPLLDGNPWVTQVISVPRSYRKYANLTAYCRRYFGQLVQIRKLHCDVSIDLQGLAKSAVVVAAAGARTRIGHYFQRECLARISRPVRPNSASMHVVDQYLDVAYSLGGERLPADFPLAVSPADEASARELLRSAGIQPDRQYVVINPAAGRPIKQWPAEAYAQLINRIGAELGLPCVLVTADMPVAGAVACGVKGPLANIAGKTNIKQLIAILRDSCLHICGDTGSAHIAAAVGTPVVALFGPTDADRLAPYGQRAQVITARHLCAPGCSPTSCRRHGERCLESITVDCVIQHVGSVLEQRRRTGPATHFEPTSAAEAAAGL encoded by the coding sequence TTGAGCCTAACGCGCGTATCGCCCCGGCGAATCCTTGTGGTAAAGCTGAGTGCCATGGGCGATATCGTGCACGCGCTGCCCGTTTCCGCCGCGCTTGGGCGCGCTTTTCCCCAAGCCGAGATCATCTGGGTGACGCACGACGCGTTCTTGCCGCTTCTCGACGGCAATCCCTGGGTAACGCAAGTCATCAGCGTGCCCCGCTCTTACCGCAAATACGCCAACCTTACGGCCTACTGCCGGCGCTACTTTGGGCAACTGGTTCAGATACGGAAACTCCACTGTGATGTCTCCATTGACCTGCAGGGCCTCGCGAAGAGCGCGGTTGTGGTTGCGGCTGCCGGCGCGCGGACGCGGATAGGGCACTACTTTCAGCGAGAGTGCCTGGCGCGGATATCCCGGCCGGTCCGCCCAAACAGCGCCAGCATGCACGTGGTCGATCAGTATCTCGATGTTGCCTATTCGCTCGGCGGAGAGCGACTGCCGGCCGATTTTCCTCTGGCCGTGTCACCCGCAGATGAGGCCAGCGCGCGGGAACTGCTGCGGAGTGCTGGTATCCAGCCGGACCGGCAGTACGTTGTCATCAATCCTGCAGCTGGTCGTCCAATCAAACAGTGGCCGGCAGAGGCATATGCCCAGCTGATCAACCGAATCGGCGCCGAATTGGGGCTGCCATGCGTGTTGGTGACTGCAGATATGCCGGTGGCCGGCGCGGTTGCCTGCGGCGTCAAAGGTCCATTGGCGAATATCGCGGGCAAGACTAACATCAAGCAGCTGATTGCAATTCTTCGCGACAGCTGTCTGCACATCTGCGGCGATACCGGCTCAGCCCACATTGCGGCAGCAGTTGGCACACCCGTCGTAGCGCTTTTTGGACCCACTGACGCCGATCGCCTGGCGCCATACGGCCAGCGAGCGCAGGTAATTACTGCACGCCATCTTTGCGCCCCGGGTTGCTCACCAACGTCGTGTCGCCGTCATGGCGAGCGCTGCCTTGAAAGCATTACCGTGGATTGTGTCATCCAGCACGTTGGCTCGGTGCTGGAGCAGCGGCGGCGTACGGGCCCTGCAACGCACTTCGAACCGACGTCGGCGGCTGAGGCTGCCGCAGGCCTATGA
- a CDS encoding Kdo hydroxylase family protein translates to MNRRAVTIDPNNRTAEYAGFLCERLEQGDILTLERTPFLPSAEEMAFLRGQRQSASSTHKNIAYKPEVGRITGVAGQAEVDAERTRCILAEYSRGALAFLAGLFPHYAARWKVDYASFRPLEEHGRNISIRQRNDLMHVDAFPTRPTHGGRILRAFTNIHPTKDRVWAIAAPFDALAEKYAAAAGLLAVTRPHATVARKMKRLVHRAVPKVPDRSAYDEFMLLFHHYLKTNEEFQGEGKLGEYVFSPGTTWICFTDQVAHAVLSGQYAVEQTCIVPLSCMKLPDCSPMAVLERLARRSLR, encoded by the coding sequence ATGAACCGCCGAGCAGTTACTATCGACCCGAACAACCGGACAGCGGAATATGCCGGCTTCCTGTGCGAACGCCTGGAGCAAGGCGACATTCTAACCCTGGAGCGCACCCCATTCCTACCGTCGGCAGAAGAGATGGCGTTTCTTCGCGGTCAAAGGCAGAGCGCCAGTTCCACCCACAAAAACATCGCCTACAAGCCGGAAGTGGGACGCATCACAGGCGTTGCAGGACAGGCGGAGGTCGATGCCGAGCGCACACGCTGCATTCTCGCAGAGTACTCCCGCGGCGCTTTGGCCTTCCTTGCGGGCTTGTTCCCCCATTACGCAGCGCGTTGGAAGGTGGATTATGCGAGTTTTCGTCCGCTTGAAGAGCATGGTCGCAATATATCTATTCGCCAGCGGAATGATCTGATGCACGTGGACGCGTTTCCCACTCGGCCAACCCATGGCGGCAGGATTCTGCGGGCATTTACCAATATCCATCCGACCAAGGATCGGGTGTGGGCGATCGCCGCACCGTTTGACGCACTTGCCGAAAAATACGCCGCTGCGGCAGGCTTGCTGGCTGTCACGCGGCCGCACGCCACTGTTGCCAGGAAAATGAAACGCCTTGTTCATCGGGCCGTACCGAAAGTTCCGGATCGGTCGGCTTACGATGAGTTTATGCTGCTGTTTCACCACTACCTCAAGACGAACGAAGAGTTCCAGGGAGAGGGCAAACTTGGCGAGTACGTGTTTTCGCCTGGAACAACCTGGATATGCTTCACCGATCAGGTTGCCCACGCGGTACTCTCCGGTCAGTACGCCGTAGAACAGACGTGCATCGTGCCGCTATCGTGCATGAAGCTTCCCGATTGTTCGCCGATGGCCGTGCTTGAGCGCCTTGCGCGACGGAGCTTGCGATAA